One Spinacia oleracea cultivar Varoflay chromosome 4, BTI_SOV_V1, whole genome shotgun sequence DNA segment encodes these proteins:
- the LOC110786593 gene encoding uncharacterized protein translates to MRTAIEVLTFLTQTTPQAQVMRTAPEVEVEQRRKRPRPQNSPNVWRRNLQQEMEGADSQEYEAESITPSRAQPRARTEQAPSQMHHSGSGMPNPTRAIVKPDNSPFCDEILSEKMEKIKMPTCKYSGKSDPTNHLSAFGGHMMLYTNTDSMWCKVFPSTLEGIAQSWFGKIPKGTITSFRQLAILFRTQYVANIARERMIGELMSVIQGPQESLREYISRFNMEASNIPKLQQEVAVLAMMTGLRDGEFKSYLGRKSFTTLAEVLGKANEFIKSEEIGRATSRRYVASENNYGSQSKKEPYKKEYPDKRENQQPRKDWHGQVRGRGNEFKTEKRGKFNEYTPLVASRTQIFAISKEDEKWQRPPKMYNKYRDTKKYCDFHKDHGHLTEECTHLKDNIEDLIRRGYLTQFKAKSSYSRTYENRDDDGRFDNRKTEQKQNHPADQKRSNDILVITGGPVYAGTTASGAKASVSEFKHQVNYHNSGKWPAPPKIPQCTFTEDDCKGIIYPHDDPMVLALDVANRKIHRILIDGGSSANILFWPAFQELQIEEKHVKPVNYPVIGFTGATVIPEGIVSLPVQIGQGKDIKDVMVDFMIVKVPAAYNAILGRPFIHDA, encoded by the coding sequence ATGCGCACAGCCATAGAAGTCCTGACCTTCCTTACTCAAACAACACCACAAGCCCAGGTCATGAGAACAGCCCCAGAGGTTGAGGTTGAGCAGAGGAGAAAACGTCCCAGACCCCAAAATAGTCCGAACGTCTGGAGGAGGAATCTGCAGCAGGAGATGGAAGGGGCTGACAGCCAAGAATATGAGGCAGAAAGTATCACGCCTAGCAGAGCTCAACCTAGAGCAAGGACCGAACAAGCACCCAGTCAGATGCACCACTCCGGGTCAGGTATGCCAAATCCCACCCGAGCAATAGTTAAACCTGATAATTCCCCCTTCTGTGATGAGATACTCTCggaaaaaatggaaaagataaaaatgcCCACCTGCAAATATTCCGGAAAGTCAGACCCAACGAATCACCTCTCTGCCTTTGGAGGACATATGATGCTATATACCAACACAGACTCTATGTGGTGTAAGGTCTTCCCTTCCACTCTGGAGGGGATAGCACAGAGCTGGTTTGGTAAAATACCCAAAGGCACCATAACCTCTTTCCGGCAGTTAGCTATCTTGTTTCGCACCCAATATGTGGCAAACATTGCCAGAGAAAGGATGATAGGAGAGCTGATGTCAGTCATCCAAGGACCTCAGGAATCTCTGAGGGAGTACATATCCAGATTTAATATGGAGGCATCGAATATACCCAAGTTACAGCAAGAGGTAGCAGTCCTGGCTATGATGACTGGTCTGCGGGATGGAGAATTCAAGAGCTATCTGGGCAGAAAGTCATTCACAACCCTGGCAGAGGTACTGGGGAAGGCAAATGAATTTATAAAAAGTGAAGAGATTGGCAGAGCAACCTCACGACGATATGTGGCAAGTGAGAACAATTACGGTAGTCAAAGCAAGAAAGAGCCGTACAAAAAAGAATACCCAGACAAAAGAGAAAATCAGCAGCCCAGAAAAGATTGGCACGGGCAGGTCAGAGGAAGAGGTAATGAGTTTAAAACTGAAAAGCGAGGCAAATTCAACGAATACACTCCTTTGGTTGCATCCAGAACCCAGATTTTTGCTATCAGCAAGGAGGATGAGAAATGGCAGAGACCACCGAAAATGTACAACAAATACAGGGACACGAAGAAGTACTGTGATTTTCACAAGGATCATGGTCATCTCACAGAGGAGTGCACTCActtgaaagacaacattgaggacctgaTCCGAAGGGGGTACCTAACACAATTTAAGGCAAAAAGCTCGTATAGCAGGACCTACGAAAACAGGGATGATGATGGTCGATTTGATAACAGAAAGACAGAGCAAAAGCAGAACCACCCAGCAGATCAGAAGAGGTCGAATGATATACTGGTCATAACAGGAGGACCAGTTTACGCTGGTACTACAGCCAGCGGTGCTAAGGCCAGTGTGAGCGAATTTAAACACCAGGTTAATTACCATAACTCAGGAAAATGGCCTGCCCCTCCAAAAATCCCACAGTGCACCTTTACGGAAGATGATTGTAAGGGCATAATTTATCCCCATGATGACCCAATGGTGTTAGCTCTGGATGTGGCTAACAGAAAAATCCATCGAATTCTGATAGACGGAGGTAGCTCTGCAAACATTCTATTCTGGCCAGCTTTCCAAGAGCTGCAGATTGAAGAAAAACACGTAAAACCAGTTAACTACCCAGTAATTGGTTTCACAGGGGCAACAGTGATACCAGAAGGAATAGTCAGCTTACCTGTCCAAATTGGGCAGGGGAAAGATATCAAGGATGTCATGGTTGATTTCATGATAGTGAAAGTACCCGCAGCATACAACGCCATTCTGGGCAGACCATTTATCCATGATGCATGA